CGCCGTCGAGGGCGGCGGCATGCGCGGCACGGTGTCGGCGGGCATGGCCATGACGGTCGACGAGCTGGGGCTGACGCGGCTGTTCGATGCCGTCTACGGCGCGTCCGCGGGGGCGCTCTCGGGGGCGTGGCTGCTCAGTTCGCGCCCGGAGGGGCTGCGGGGATGGACCGATCCGGCGGTCGCGCGGGCGCTGATCCGCCGCCGGAACATGGTGCTCGGGCGTCCGCTGGTGAACGTCGAGCGGCTCGTCGAGGTCCACTACGTGCGCGACTTCCCGCTCGACTTCGCGTCCGTCCTGGCGAGCGACGTCGAGTACCACCCGCTCGCCACCGACGTCGTCACGGGCGAGGCCGTCGACCTGCACTCGCGGGTGACCGACGCGGCGACCCTGCGGCTGGCGCTGCGGGCGAGTTCCGCGTTGCCGCTGCTGGCGGGCGGGCCCGTCCGGATCGGGGACGGCGTGTACTACGACGCCGGGCTGGCCGAGTCGATCCCGTACCGGCGGGCGCTGGCGGACGGCGCCACGCACGTGCTGGTGCTGCGGTCGCGCCGCCCGGCGGACGGGACGGCGCGCAGCGGGCCCTCGCGCGGGACGCGGCTGGTCGCGGGGGTCGGGCTGCGCCGGTACGGGCCGGGGCTGCGGACGTCCTTCCTCGGCCGCAACGACCGGCTCGCGGCCGACGATCGGCTGCTCGCCGAGCACGACGCGGACGCCGTGCCGTCCGGTCCGGCGGTCCTGTCGATCCGTCCGCCCGACTCGTCCCCCCATGTCGGACGCCTGGAGCGGGACGGCGCGCTGCTAGAGGCGGCCTTCGAGGCCGGACGGGCCGCGGCGGCGGCCTCGCTCGCACCCCTCGCCGACGGGCTCGCCGACGGCCTCGCCAGGGCGGAGTGACCTTCCGGCCCGACCGGGATGGCCATGATCGGCCGGTTCGTGTCCGGAGCCGGAGCCGATCAATACGATCCCAATATGCACCGATATGTCGGTCACTTCGCGGCGGCCGTGGTCATGGTCGCCGCCGGTTGCGGCGGCGTGGAATCGGGCGGGACGCAAAGCGCCGACGGGCCGATGAGCCACGAGGTGACGCCGCCGTCGTCACCGAACGTGCTCAAGATCGATGTGCGGTCCGCGAGCCGCAGCGGGCAGGAGATCACCCTGACGCTGGCTGGCACCTACACCGGCGACAAGACGACGATGTGGCGGGCGACGACCGTCGAGGCGCGCACGTCCGCCCGGACGTGCACGGTGACCGCCGAGACGGGCTTCCCCGAGGGAAGCCACCCGCCGGGCAGCACCGTCACCGGGACGTGGTCGATGTTCTGCGGGGAAGGCGAGGTCGAGGTGCGGGTCGATCCCTTCGGCGGGCTGCTCGACTCGGACACCTCCACACTCGTCACGCTGCGGTGACTGGGCGATGAGACGCGACGAGTTCCGCACGGAGGCGGCGCACTTCGCCCGCCGCCACCGCGTCCTGCTCGGGGTGTTCGCGGTGGTACTGGCCGGCACGGTCGGATGGCGGGTCTTCACGGGCCCGAACGAGGTCGACCGGATGCCGACGGACGCCGGTGCGGACTGGTACGCGGTGTGCGAGGGCACGGCGTTCACCCGGGCGGCCGCCTACAAGGGGCCGGGACCGCATCCGGTCAAGATCTTCGGCGCTCCGAGCCCGGGCGAGGGGGCGGAGCAGGATCCGGACAAGCCGCCCGCCGAGTGGGACCCGCAGCGGGCCGACCAGGTACGGCTCGTCGCCTGCGCCGAGGAGATCGACGAGGTCGGCCTCGGCGAGGTCGAATGCCCCCGGTACGTCAACCGGTTCCCGTTCGACCCCAACGGCTCGGGCCCGGAACTCGACGGGTACGTCTCCCTGTACGAGACCCGGTACAAGGTGACCCTCTACGAGGCCCGGACCGGGGACGAGGTCGATTCGTGGGAGGTCATGGGCGAGGACCGGTCGTGCCCGCGGTCGGCGTCCGGGATCATGCTGGAATCGGGGATCCTGCCGTCGCAGTGGAAGAGCCTCCTGCAGGAGCACGTCGAGAAGACCGTGGACTGATCAGCGCGTCCAGTCGCGGGGCCGGCGCGGCGCCCGGACGGCGGGCCGGACCAGGACGGCCGCGGCCGCCAGCACGCACAGTGCGGGCGCCCAGCCGAACGGGGTCACGGTGACGGCGAACTTGACGAAGACGAGCGCCGCCCCGCCGAGCGCGGCGAGCGCGATCGTCCACCAGATCCGCCGATCGAGCCTGACCAGGCGGATCAGCACGAGCGCGGTGACGGCGGCGAGGCCGAGGGCCCACATCAGGTGCGGCATCATCAGGCCGTGATCGCCCGGCCCGAACCAGACCAGGGCGGTCAGGCCGAGCATGGCGCCGAGCGCGGCGGCCAGGCTGAGCAGGGCGCGGGTCGGGCTCAACAGGTCCCCTCGAGGATGCACGGGGGCAGGGTGATCGAGGGCACCGGCGGCGACAACGTGAAGCCGGGGCCGAGCCACGGCGTGGTCGGGGACGACTCGGGCGTCTCCGGCGCCGACGTGGACGCCACGGGCGTCGGCGTCGGCGTCGGCGTGACCGGCGTGGACGTGCGCGGCGCGACCGGTGGGACCGCCTCCTCGCCCGTCCCGCACCCGCGCACCTGGCTGAGCGGCAGCACGACGCACAGCACGGCGATGCCGACCGCGGCCGGCCGGTGCCAGCGCGGCGCCTCGCGGTCGACGGCGGCGGCGTCCAGGACGTGCGGGTCGGCGAGCAGCTCCTCGGCCCGCTCCGCGTCGATCCGCCGGGCCGGGTCCTTCTCCAGCAGCCCCATGACCAGGCCGGCGAGCCGGGGCGGGGCGGGCGGACGGTCCGGCCGGTCGGTGAGGACGGCACCGAACGAGGCCATCGCGCTCTCCCGCCGGAACGGCGCCCGCCCGGTGAGCGCGGCGTACATCGCGACGCCGAGGGAGAACAGGTCGGAGGCGGGTTCGGCGCGCCCGTGGCCGCGCATGCGTTCGGGCGCGACGTACCCGGGCGTCCCGATCGGGAGGCCCGTGCGGGTCATCCGCTCCTCGTCGTCCAGGCTGGCGATCCCGAAGTCGGCGAGCACCACCCGTCCGTCGTCGCACAGGAACACGTTCGCGGGCTTGACGTCCCGGTGCACCACCCCCTGCGCGTGGGCGGCGCGCAGGGCCCGGACGACCGCGAGCGCGACCGCCCGGACCTGTTCGGGCGGCAGGCGCACCTTGTCGCGGATCTCCGTGTCGAGGCCGTGGCCCGACATCAGCTCCATGACGATCCACGGCCGGTCGTCGGCGGTCAGGACGTCGTGCACGCGGACGATCCCGGGGTGCCGCAGCCGGGACGCCGCGCGCGCCTCGCGCACCGCGCGCTCGACGAGCTTGCGGCGCCGCTCGTCGCCGACGCCGTCCGGCAGCAGCAGCTCCTTGATCGCGACGTCCCGGCGCATCACCTCGTCGCGGGCCGCCCACACGACGCCCATCCCGCCGCGACCCAGCTCGCGGACCAGCCGGTAGCGGCCCAGCAGCATCGTCATCGCCGCCTCCGCAGCTCGGCGAGCACCGCGCGGGCGGCGTCCAGCGCCGCCGCGCGGCGCGCGTCCGGCTCGCCGCCGTCGTGGACGACCCCGATCACCAGGTTGCTGTCCCGGAAGATGACCTCCACCTCGCCCAGTTCGCCGTCGCGGACCTCGCGGACGAACGCCTCGTCGGCGAGCCCGTCCAGCGGCCGCGGGCGCAGCGCCCGGTGCCTGTCGGTGACGACGGACGGCCGGTCGAAGTCGGTCTCCGTGATGTCGAAGGGGTACCTCTCGTCCTCCTCGACGTTGTGGACGCTCAGGAAGCGCAGCCACCGGTGGGCCTCCCGCACGGACGGGTGGCGCAGCGCGACCGGTTTCTCGTAGGCGCCGACGTAACCCTCGTACCAGCGCAGGACGACGTTGCCGCCGTAACATTCGCGCACGTCGTCCTCGCCGGGGTTCACCTCCCGGAACCGGAGGGAACCGGCCTGCATCGGGCAGGCCCGGAAGCCGCTCGGGTAGAGCGCCTCGCCGCGCGGCTCGGTGACGTAGGCGGGCAGCAGGAAGATGATCGCGGGCACGGCGACGGCGCCCAGCCAGGACAGCTCCAGCACCGGCGTTCCCTTTCGGGGGACCCGGCGCCGCGTCCGTCCGGTGGCGATCTTCCGCAGCGTCGCCGCGGCCCGTTCGGCGTCCGGCCGGTCGGCCGGGTCCTTGCGCAGCAGCCCGGCCAGCAGCGGACGCAGCGGGCCCGCGCGGCGCGGGCGCGGCGGGGGTTCGGTGAGGGTGGCCGCGAACGTGGCGGCGTCCGACGACCGTCCGAACGCGGACCGGCCCTCCACCGCCGCGTACAGCGTCGCGCCGAGCGAGAACAGGTCGGACCGTCCGTCGACGTCGCGGCCGTCCAGCCGCTCGGGGGCGATGTAGCCGGGCGAGCCGAGCACGGTCCCGGTGCGGGTGAGGGCGGGGTCGCCGTCGAGGTCGGCGATCCCGAAGTCGCTCAGCACGACCCGTCCGTCCGCGGCGAGCAGCACGTTGCCGGGCGTGACGTCCCGGTGCAGGACCCCCGCGCGGTGCGCGGCCCGCAGTGCCCCGAGGACGGACGCCCCGATCCGCGCGGCCTCGCGCGGCGCGACGGGCATCGTCTCGCGCAGCGACCGTCCGTCCACGAGTTCCATGACGATCCAGGGCCGATCGCCTTCGAGCAGCACGTCGTGGACGGCGATGATCGACTCGTGGTCGAGCATCCCGGCGGCGCGGGCCTCCCGGACGGCCCGGCGGCACAGCCGCGACCGTTCCCCGGCGTCGAGGCCGTCCGGGAGCAGGACCTCCTTGACGGCGACGCGCCTGCGCAGCACCTCGTCGGCGGCCTCCCAGACCCGTCCCATGCCGCCCCGGCCGAGCTCGCGCACCAGCCGGTACCGCCCCGCGATCACGGTCATGGACCGAATGATGTCCCGCGCGCTCGTCCGCTGTAAACGGCGTTCCGGACCCGGTTTTGCATGTTCATGCAGTGTCGTGCATACTTGTGCTCATGTCCAAGGTGCTCACCTCTCTGCCTGTCGGCGAACGTGTCGGAATCGCCTTCTCCGGCGGCCTCGACACCTCGGTCGCGGTCGCGTGGATGCGCGAGAAGGGTGCCGTGCCGTGCACCTACACCGCCGACATCGGCCAGTACGACGAACCCGACATCGCGTCCGTCCCCGGCCGGGCGTCCGCCTACGGCGCGGAGATCGCGCGCCTGGTCGACTGCCGCGCCGCGCTCGTCGAGGAAGGGCTCGCCGCCCTCGCCTGCGGCGCGTTCCACATCCGCTCC
The nucleotide sequence above comes from Actinomadura algeriensis. Encoded proteins:
- a CDS encoding patatin-like phospholipase family protein; translated protein: MTVSEGVAGRHRVLGVLAERARTGRRDDGHRVALAVEGGGMRGTVSAGMAMTVDELGLTRLFDAVYGASAGALSGAWLLSSRPEGLRGWTDPAVARALIRRRNMVLGRPLVNVERLVEVHYVRDFPLDFASVLASDVEYHPLATDVVTGEAVDLHSRVTDAATLRLALRASSALPLLAGGPVRIGDGVYYDAGLAESIPYRRALADGATHVLVLRSRRPADGTARSGPSRGTRLVAGVGLRRYGPGLRTSFLGRNDRLAADDRLLAEHDADAVPSGPAVLSIRPPDSSPHVGRLERDGALLEAAFEAGRAAAAASLAPLADGLADGLARAE
- a CDS encoding serine/threonine-protein kinase; the encoded protein is MTMLLGRYRLVRELGRGGMGVVWAARDEVMRRDVAIKELLLPDGVGDERRRKLVERAVREARAASRLRHPGIVRVHDVLTADDRPWIVMELMSGHGLDTEIRDKVRLPPEQVRAVALAVVRALRAAHAQGVVHRDVKPANVFLCDDGRVVLADFGIASLDDEERMTRTGLPIGTPGYVAPERMRGHGRAEPASDLFSLGVAMYAALTGRAPFRRESAMASFGAVLTDRPDRPPAPPRLAGLVMGLLEKDPARRIDAERAEELLADPHVLDAAAVDREAPRWHRPAAVGIAVLCVVLPLSQVRGCGTGEEAVPPVAPRTSTPVTPTPTPTPVASTSAPETPESSPTTPWLGPGFTLSPPVPSITLPPCILEGTC
- a CDS encoding serine/threonine-protein kinase — protein: MTVIAGRYRLVRELGRGGMGRVWEAADEVLRRRVAVKEVLLPDGLDAGERSRLCRRAVREARAAGMLDHESIIAVHDVLLEGDRPWIVMELVDGRSLRETMPVAPREAARIGASVLGALRAAHRAGVLHRDVTPGNVLLAADGRVVLSDFGIADLDGDPALTRTGTVLGSPGYIAPERLDGRDVDGRSDLFSLGATLYAAVEGRSAFGRSSDAATFAATLTEPPPRPRRAGPLRPLLAGLLRKDPADRPDAERAAATLRKIATGRTRRRVPRKGTPVLELSWLGAVAVPAIIFLLPAYVTEPRGEALYPSGFRACPMQAGSLRFREVNPGEDDVRECYGGNVVLRWYEGYVGAYEKPVALRHPSVREAHRWLRFLSVHNVEEDERYPFDITETDFDRPSVVTDRHRALRPRPLDGLADEAFVREVRDGELGEVEVIFRDSNLVIGVVHDGGEPDARRAAALDAARAVLAELRRRR